agagcgTTAAGGCTAAGCAGACCTGAGGGCAGAGGTGTAGATGAATTCAGCACTGCCCCGTGGAAACAAGCACCTGGAACTACCAGAACTCCCCCAGGGGTGtttcagagctgtgctggagaaGCCCTATGGCCACAGCACGGGGGCCAGGACAAGCACACGCTGCCCCTGCTACCTGCGAGCAGCTCGCTCCAGATGGGCATTTGTGCAGCGCGAGTTTGGCAGCTGGCGGACTCGTTTCCCTGGGGAGCTCTGTGACACTTGAACCCCGATTTCCGAACATGAGAGGCTGCTGAATTCCCCACCTGCACCACCCAGGCCACGGATTTACTTTGGCTCTGGACAGGAGATGGGAGAATTCAGCCCATGTGAGATCTACAGTGCCTTCCCCCAGAGCTGATCTGAGCTGGATCTAAACAAAACAGtgctgaaaaatacaaacagcagaggaaaatgtgatgaaagtcactttgttttttattcctgtttccAGCCTCAGAGTTCTGGCTTTTCCATGGGAACAGGATTTCTCCCTTTTCACTCCCTTCCTCGTCCCCTCCCTGCGTTGGCAATGAAGGGATATTTCAGGCATTTCCTATTTTCCATGGTGCCAGCATGCCAGGCTGGTGCCAGGACGCTGCCGGGTCCTTACCTGCGTGAAGCTGCACTCTGTCCGAGTCCTGGCTGTGGCGGTAGCAGCAGTGGATGGAAGAGATGGGAATGGAGGGAAGGCACTTGACACGGAGCCCCAGGAAGAAAGACTCAacgcagctctgcagggaatcCAGCAGCGACAGCCCGGCGGGCCCTTCGATCAGGTCTGAGAAGAGAAGCCATGGTGTCAGTGCTCCGGCTTCAGGGTGAACCACCAGGTCCGATGGGGTTTTGTGGGGCTGGCCACAGTGACTGGGCACAAGGCAGGCTCGTTGTGAAGTTAATTGCTTACTCTGGGATGTGGCAGCCACTGCCAGGTGGCTGGACACGTATGGAGGAGAAGGGCTCTTTCAGAGGTCACCCTGAGAACTGGCGTTGTCTGTCATAGCAAAGCAGATGTGCTCAGGTTATCTCTGAGATAAGCAGCCCAGAGGGATTAGCCTGGGGACAgtgagctgtttgtttttttattaactgGCAGGGATGGAGTTCCAGAAATGCTCTTTTATCCAGTATTGttttacatatatgtgtatatatgcacGCATATATTCCTAGCAAATCTCACCCAAGGGCACACGCGGTGCTGTGTCTAGAGAAGGGCTAGCGAAGGGCCAGGAACACAAGTCCtgcgaggagcagctgagggaactaggattatttagtctggagaacaggaggctcaggggagatgttactgctctctacagctaggggaggttcaggttggaaatgaggagacatttcttctcagaaagagcagtcaggcgttgggacgggttgcccagggaggtggtggagtcaccatccctgggggtgttcaaggaaaggttggccgtggtgcttagggacacgggTTAATGGGTGACGTTGGtagcagggtgatggttggaccagatgatcttggagggcttttcccaccctaatgattttatgattctatggtaTCTACCAGGGAGCCATACTGATGGGTGTCATCACGACTTGTGACTCTGGACTCGGGGCACGGCACAACCTTAGGTACTACCGACTGAACTTCCCGTCCACAGGTTAGTCCTTGGAAGAGGCTGATGGGTTAGTAGCATTTGGCACCACCTCCCTCCCAATGTTTTCCAGGAGACACCCGCATTACCTATAGGCTGCAGGTAAATGTGCTTCCGACAGAagctctgcttcctctgcagcATGGCGTGATAGAAGGTTTCAAAGTCCTCGGGGGCATCGGGGTGGCTGAGGAGCCAGTCGAAAGCCGTCCGGATGAGCAGCGTGCAGAAGAGCGTTCTCTGCGGGTTGTAGGCTTCGGAGAGGAACAGCTTCTCCGCCCTGGAGAAAGCTTTGGCATAgagctcctgcagggctgggttgGTCGAGATCAGCGCATCCTTCAGAGCCCGGGGCCCGAAGCTGAATTCCTGAGCATGTTTGCACTGCAGCATTGCGGAGAGGCCCGCAGGCTGTggcactgcctgcaggagcagaggcaaCCATCAGCACCAGGGACCTGCGAGACTCCTCCAGCTTTGCTCTCAGAGCTGTTTGCCCCAGGATCCCAGCTGTAAGGCTTGGCTGGGAGCTTGTAAATGCTTAGTGCTGGCCAGGAGCCCTATGCATTTACGTGAGCGCAGCTGTGACAGGGCGCTCTACATCTGCATGTGTGCCTCTGGTTTATGGACAGTGTACCAGTAGATGGTGCTCAAGAATGCATAGCCCCGTTATTACTACCACGGCTGGATTAAATCAGatggtttgtgggtttttttatttttattttttggtgctCCTCATTGTTGAGGTGGTGCTTCTCTTTGCTTAGGGCTCTCAAAGGCCACGgtaggaaaagagaagaggtAGGTCTTGGTCTTTTTTATCTATCAGAAGCCTGAACTCCTGACTTACCGGGCACCAATAACAGCAGCTGTTCCTGTTGACAATTTCCCCTAACAGCTTTCAGTCCTGGCTCCTAGGCACTGACCCGGGGCACCTGCCCAAGGAATTTCACTCAGCCCAATCCACAGGTGGGATGTGCTGCATGAGACTTGTGCAGCTGCTTTGCCTCTCTAGAGAGATCTGTGTGGGCCCCCTGCCATCGAGTCGCCTCACGAACAACTCATGTCACACTGTGTGACATCAAGAATGCTAAACGAGGTAGCGATGTTGAAGTGGATAAATAAAGAGCAAATGAAAgcctgcagcagaaggaaatcaAGTCACAGCATCTGGGAAATATCCTTTCAAGGGTTTTTTctaaggccagcagcaggagccaggcacCTATTTCCCATTGCAGTCTAGGCATCAATGGAAATTCCAGTGGACAtctcaaagagaagaaaaagaggaaacaatGTAGTACCCCTGTGGCTGTTCTACGTCtggattttaatgaaaatgtttgtgtgCCCAGTAGAACTCAAGTATTTTGCAGCAGTGCTTTGGGCAAAGCTGACAGCTACAGGTAAGTGCTCCACCTGTGtagagcagaataaaaatacacaggTATAAATGCACAAAAGCACAAAGTTTCTAGGAAGAAGTATTATCTTCTATTAGGCAAGTTAATACCAGTTTAGAAGAAACCAGGAGAGCTTTCTGGGTGGATAAGCCCATGTGTCAGCTGCTGACCATCACTGTTGTAACAGCATTATGCAATCacatgagagaggaaaaaagaaggtgaaatatttttatgaggAACTGATTAAGTCTGTAATTTAAGTAGCTCTACAGCCTAGCTCTGTCAGGTAAGTGCCAGTCAGTGGCCCCTGAGGACAGCAACACGACAGCGAATTCAATATTTAACTAAGAGCACCAACACGAGCCAAATTCTTTCCTCAATTACGCAGAGATGGCTCTGGTCATTTCACCGTAAGAGAAAAGTGGCAAaccattaaaattaatattgaaTTTCTTTACATCTAACCCTTGGGAAGATATTTGTAAGTATAAGCAGTCCTTAAAAAAGACTCTTTTTGTAAGATCTCTTTTGGAGCTAAGGGTATATCGCATAGGCGAGGCCTCAGGTAagcagtttgcttttatttttgcaagctTTGTGTTTCACTAGCATTAAAGCCTAACGGCAGACAGCACAGTGGGATTTGAAGTAGTACAAGGGCCCTAATCCAAGGGAAGTTTAGAAATAAAGTCTGCAATGCTTTCTCAGCAACCTCCTCTTATTGCCCTCAAAATGTCCGTGTTGCTTCTGCTGGATTTTTATGAGTAGCAACAAGAATACACGTGAGGTTGTTTTGTACTTTGTCACCAAAATCTCTACACTTCTGATTTGCTTCCAAATTTGAGAGTGTGAAGGGAGATTCTAACTCCACTGAAGTCACCGGGAGTTGCCTGGGGCTTTAGTAGTGCCGAGATTTCACTTGTTCTGTGCAAGCTTTAAATACCAGCATCATTTTTCCGGTCATATGCAGAACTTACAGTAGGAAACTATTCACAATGTTAAAATCTCTGAGGATGTGTGAGCCACCTGGGAGCCTGTTGCTCCCAAGGAAATCAAGCAGAGGCTTTGTGCTTGGTCCAGGTTGCAAGTGGTCTTGTCAAAGATCACTGAGAAGCAGGAGCTGCTTTCATCAGCTCTTCCTGGTGAGCAAACGGGTATGCGGGAGGAGGAATTGCTTAGAGAATGAagggaatttttttcttcttttcttttctaaatggGAAGCAGCAAAGAGTGAATGTATGCAACAACGAACACAATGAGCACACAGTCTTTTAGCATGTGTTCCCTCGGGCTCTCTCATGAAATACAGCGTGTGCCCAAAGATATGGGACATACGTTGTTTCCCAAGGCTTCCTAAAAGGGGATATTCAGCCTGCATGAGACACTCCCGGCTATGAGCATGGGCATTTTGTGAGCACCCAACATGCCTAAGGATGTCCATGATTACGCTTTAATGGTTTGAAAGCTGAAGGGCAGGAATTTGCTAGCAATGTACAGTCTGGAGCAGCGTGCGCCTCCTCCCTCTGGGCACTCTGGTTTTGCACCCAACAGAACAGCAGCAACACATTGTATTGGCCACATCCAACACCATTACTTCTATTTAACAAggttttccaaaataattccctggaaaaaatcagcgcttcagaaaaaaaattatggatATCTTTAGcagcttaaaagaaaagaaactgttttaCAACATTAACTGTAGTAGATAGTATTTGTGCTTGATGTAATACATGGATATACTGTTTCATTAACTGAAGTAGTGTGAAAGGGCTTTGCAATTTTTAGCTCTTGTGTCAAGGATGCCTTGCATGACACCCTGATGCAGTGCTTCAGGAGGCAATGGCATTTTAGCTTAGGtgggcatttttttcccctcagttttTAGGATGCTAAGGTGGTGATGAAGGAGTGGAAGCACCAACACATCCATATGCACTTCAGGTATGGAGGAAGAAGACATTACAtctttaaagcaaaaagcaacTAATTTGACCTCTTAGCCAATGACAAACCATAGGACCTGATTAGCAAGTGCTGAGGAGGAGAAAGCAATTCTTATTATTCAAAAGACCATTAACTTGTAGTTGCACTTGAAGAAATCCTTTAAGCAAAATTATAACAATTTAAAGATCTGCTGCAAGTGGAGGCACACACTGTGTCCATTTATGTATCATTCTCTACTTTtaccatcagaaaaaaaaagcatcctacTGAATTTTATTATTCCTACTTGCAGCCATTTGCtatcattacattttttccagaattaGGAGAACCCCATTATTGGGTCACAGGGAGGAGCGATGCACATCTACGTGGCAGGAAACATGAGACTACGCCCTGTTGGTACCCTGCAGGGTCCTTAACAGGGCAAGAAGGAGCCAACCTCTGCCAGGAATCCTAAACTAAACCTGGCGCAGTGGGACCACACAGACAGCACGCACAGGCACTGTGCTGCACCATGCCAGCCTTGGTGCAAGATAAAATCGATATCCAGCGATAAACCTGGAGGCTGGCTAGTCCTAGTCCCATCAGCTCACCAGTACATGTGGCTTTTGGTAGCTTGGGCAGGTTTCAGGTCAGATGGGCATATTCCACAAATCCTTTCACTGTGGAATGTGGAGGGTTTTTTTAATGGTGGGTGTTAGCACAAGAAATGCCCCCCAAATCCAGTCTTAACACAGCTGCGCAGCCAATATATTCCCTTTGTTACACTAACCTGTAAATGCTTTTTATGTGCAATTCAGGTTACTCATAAATTATTCCCTTTACAAATCAGGCACCTATAAATTATTCTCTGTAATTGAAAATTACCTATGAATTATTCTTTGTGTAATTCACATATATGTCACTTATTCTCTATTATATTGACATTGCTTTCTTGGATAGGTAAACGTGGGGCTGACAACAACAGCGTAATTCTCAAAAGCCAAGGCAGTACCATACAGTGTGAGTTCATGTGGGATAGTCCAACAAAGTAGAAATGGACTTGTGTGCGGAGAATCTGTGTTGCACAGTCCAGAAAAGGGCCTCCAGTACCAAATGGATTTTTTGGGTATTTTATGAAATTTCATCCTAACATTGTAAagattgtattttatatttattcatttataaaaagaaatataaatgttatATATGGATAAAAATTGGTCATTCTAAtgccatttattttccaataaatGTAAGTGTAAGTCATTTATATCTCTGCAGGCTGTgctcattctgtttttttcccctctcggCTCTTGAGTAGTATTTAGAGACAGACTCATTTAACTGGGCTCTTCGGATGTCAGAGGGACATTAGCAGAGTCTGTTAAAACTGATTAATTGCTTAAGTTAGGTGCTGTACTGTAAACAAGCAGTGGTAGTGCAGAAAATTCATAGCCAGTCAGCAGCAGTGTAAAGCCCAGAGCAAGCAGAACAAGCGTTAGCTAATTATCAACACATGCCCTAGTTGCTTAATAGCTCTTTTCTTGAGATTTGCAATTGGTATCTGCTACTGCTACTCTGCGAGcattctctccttcccctgtaTAACACAGATGACAGCCTGAAAGCAATTTTATCAATTTGTTTGCTGATATGTAatagaaagagatttttcttgaaCACTCAGTGGGTTACAAAGTCCGATGCAATGGGATACAGAGAAGATATGGAGGTGTGCTTGTAACCCCGGTGCAAATAAAGTTCTTGGTATTCCAGCTCCTTCCTCAAGGACCTAAACACAGTCCTTTGCACAGAGCACGGCGTTGCATACTGAGTAAGCTCAGCTCCCGAGGTCAGAACAAATCTGTATTGTCGGGTTCAGACCTGaaaagggactgggggggaatTGCGGGATGCTCAGCACTTCTCAGGATCCATCTCCTCTGCTCACAGAGAAAATACACCCTGGGCCTGACTCAGCCCCATACTTGTACCCACAAGGAACTGCAGCATCTTCTGCTCCCTTTGCATTCAATGGCCACGAAACTTTTAATCAGATCTCTGTGTGTTCCCACCCATGAAGTTAGATAAAAACCTGCTGGCCTCGTGTGCTGCCAGCTCCCAGTAATATTTATGTGTCATGTCTCTAGAATATGCTTGTGACTCTGAAACAGATGCTTTGTGTGGTCTCTCTGAAAATGAGTCATTCCTGGAGCTGTGGAAACCTTTAGGGATTCACACGCACATTTACTGGGAGGAGAGCCTACCTGACATGTAACTGGGATGGATGTGTTATTGCCGCAAGGCTCAGCCCTGGAAGTTCATCCTCACCTGGATCTTCCTCGTGAATTTACTTGGACTGTTGGCCAAGGCAGATGGACAGCCCATATGCGGAGAGGTTTGCAGTATTAAAGACTAGATTTGTAAGGGTCATCGAGTACCTAAGATGGAGACGGATGCTTGCAGAGTATTTAGGAACATTTACACATCTGCTTTCcccttgattttgttttatgttcaaGCCTTCTTTCTTCAGTACACTCTACTTCACATGAATATGTATTAAGGACATGCGTTATCCACAGTTTGTCTCCTATCCTAAGGATCTTATTTATTCTATGCTCATGCAtaatgctacattttttttagtactttctATTTAGGGATCTCTAAGTGCCACACAAATATTAATGAACTTATCTGTGCTACCCTccagaaggaaagacaaaagtacgcacccttccccccccatcacccatttattcatttttggtGGTCTGTGATTTTCTCTGTTCACTTAATCCGGTTAAACTTTCTGTGATGTTTCTCCCATGCACATGTGTGATGGAGGGCTGGCTACATTCTTCTTCCCTTGCTCTTGCACGCAACAAACCTGCATGGTCATCTGGTTACTCCTCGTGCATTTGATAACCAAAGACCCAAAGGCACCCAGAAGCAGAGCACACCACCGATCAGCGCTATACAACGAACCTAACATTGCCGAGATAGCCAGGCTCTAATCATTCACCGCTCTGGGCGCTTTGCTCTTCATCATACTTGTCTAGACAGACTAAATGGTTTCTGCAAGACAACCCCGGTGTTAGCCAGGGAAGAGGCTGCAGAGTTTCCATACAGATGAATGCCCAGACAGGTACGGCTCTGGTTAGATGTTCCCTCCGGCACAGGCGTTATGAAAGTGGTTCTTCATGCACTATAAATGCACTGTAATGCCGTCTCTTTTTCCCCAAGAAACCGAGTGCTTTGGGAGGGCAGGAGAAGCTCCTTTTACAGGGGCACCGAGGTGGTACCTCCGCCAAGGAGCCCCAGAGGTGTCGGGGCTGCGGTGGGCAGACCCCAGCATCCCCGAGGTCTCGGTGTGCCCtaggggggcaggggggggacaGCTCTGCCAGCCAGGAGGTCGGTGGCTGAGGGGCAGCTTCGGGaagtgctgcagcccccaggtccTGCTCTTGAGACGCCCGAGCCCCCCAAGCCCTGATGCTTTGGaaatggggtgggggacagCCGCTGGGGGGGGTGCCTGTAGCcgctcccccagcaccctgggagGACTCCCCAAGCCCAGCCGGGTGGGGTGCACCCAGCTtagccccaacccccccaggggGCTGCTCCAAGGACAGCTCCGCACTCCGGGTGGTGCCTTTAGGGCGCCCCCCACCACctcggggcggggagggggataCCCTCCGCAGAACCCCCATCACCCGAGGAAGGGTGGGGGACACACACGAAGACCACCCCAAACACCTCCCAGCCCAGGACATTCCCCAAGCCGGACCCCGACCCCCGGGGGGCGAAGCCCCGAGCCCGCACCccctggtggggggggggggggggggacaggaggggacgaAGTGGGGGCGACGTGAGGGTCCCCGCGCCCCTTCAGCCCCCCGTTACCACCCGTCCCCCCGATTCCCTCCGGCGACGAGGAGGCCCCCGCGcatccccccgccgccccccccgggcctgCAGGGGGGGCTCAGCACTCACCgcccgccgggccggggctgcggaGGCCGGGGAGGtgcggcagggccggggcacCCGCTCGGGGCTGGCGAGGCGGAGCGGAGCCGGGCAGCggcggcaggaggagcagcagcagcagcagcagcagcagcaggaggaggaggaggaggaggaggaggaagaaaaagggggagcAAAAGCCGCGGGAGGGGGGCTTGGAgagccgccccgcagcccccgcttctaagggaagggggagccccgggggtgGCCCCGCTGTGCTcaccccttttcccccctcccccctcccaaaaaGGGCCCGTGGCAAGGGTGGCCCCGAGGGGTGCTCGGGGTGCtcagggtgctggtggtggtggcaggtCCCTGCCGGGCTTGCTGGAGCCTGGGAGAGCAGCAAAGTCAGCCCTCCTCTGGGAAAGGGTGCTCCTGGAAGGGCCTGGGGGCGAGCAGCGTGACAGTGCCACCAGGAGCGAGAGGCTTTTCGTCTGCCTTCTTAATGAGAGCTGAAGGAAGGAGTGGGTGTCTGGAGACCAGAGCGGTAGTTATGTGGTTACGCCGGAGCCTGATGAGATCTCCGCCATGGGAGTGGCGTTCGCGTTCGCCTTGATGCGCCTCTCAGGACTGGTCCCAGGTTGTCCTTTAATTTGGGAATATTATCTGTTCTTGGGAAAGTTAATTATCCTAGAGGAGTGGATCTCCAGCCCCATTGCTTCATATATTCTAGCTTTCATGTTTTGATCCTTTCGGTGCTTTGATCCTTCGTTTCTGCCATC
This is a stretch of genomic DNA from Anser cygnoides isolate HZ-2024a breed goose chromosome 15, Taihu_goose_T2T_genome, whole genome shotgun sequence. It encodes these proteins:
- the AMZ1 gene encoding archaemetzincin-1 isoform X2, encoding MLQCKHAQEFSFGPRALKDALISTNPALQELYAKAFSRAEKLFLSEAYNPQRTLFCTLLIRTAFDWLLSHPDAPEDFETFYHAMLQRKQSFCRKHIYLQPIDLIEGPAGLSLLDSLQSCVESFFLGLRVKCLPSIPISSIHCCYRHSQDSDRVQLHADGILNFLKNNKPMDALCVLGLTLLDLYPCETWSFTFSKFLPGQGDLPRDLPPDGPGDVPLAAVHHAGRAEPGRGPAAAAGALPHLPPQAAVRRGLQAGRALQEALRLDADRAVHVAEARVGGPVSLGGRPRGQLGLRDVL